The region TCGTcttagtctctcgaaggtgctcacagGTATAGGATGTGTGTGCGTTCATATGGGTGAGTGTTTGTGCGTATGTATGAGTGTACCCGTCTGTAATGTGTTAAAAAAACTAATGGACAAGGTGGAAAATGGAGAATCTTAATATAAATAGCAAAATCACAGTCACTCCTGGATCTAGTACTATACCTGATGAAAATGAATTAAGTTAAAGGAAAAAAGGATCCGTCTGTCTCTCTCCTGTCCCTGTGATGGTCTCCGTCTCCTCACACATGGCATGTGCATGCAGATGCAGAAAGAAATTGCCATCCAAAAACAACAACAGCCAATAACTCCCTGCCACCTTCCAATCTCCGGCTCCATGATCCCATGACCCcctccgccactcatcatcgccggaGCCCCCGTGGCATCCGGGCTCACCTGAGGCGACGCCACAATGCCGCCACGGCGAGgacgccgccgctcgccggcgccaCGGCAAGGGCGCTCGCCGCCGGGCTCTGGAGGCTCCGCCACGCCGAGCGGCAGGCGGTCAACCCCGGCCCTCTGCAGCGCGACGCTCATTCTCCCGTGAGTGCCCTCGCTGCCTCCCTCTCTCATCGTTTCGTTGCTGTGATCCTCTCTCTGATTGAGTCGCCCATTTGGGGATTGTTCTCCTTGATTCAAGATTGATTTGATTTGTTACTGGAGTAGATTATTTTGGGGTCGGGTTCTTCCTGATCCTTCCTTACACAATGGTCAAAATTGGGTTGCGCTTTTGACCTCTGATCCCCAAAGATTTCCTTTGACTGCTGATGCCATCTTCTGTTTCTTCTCTTTATGTCTGGTTTCTTTGGCGGCATGTGGTTCGGTACTGATCTGGTTCGATTGTGTATTGTCTTTCTTCCTCGTTTCTACTAGGCTGTAGGCATGTCTGCGAATTCAGGGCCCAATTTTGCTCCTTCTTTTTCCTCCAATTATTCGTTTCAGTTTGATTAGGATCAGAAGCGTTTCAGTTAGAATGATTGTTTTTAAATGATCACCACCCCCCGTACTATTGCTGCTGTCAATCCTCTATTAGTTATACTCCCCCAAAAGAGAACATTATCATAAATCAGGTGCAGGACACAACATATCTAGTCTTGAATGCCATGAAATAAAGAAACATTTCAAATTTATAACCGGGTGGGTGGATTATCAGGGAAATCCAAAAACCAGGCGAATGCGGTAACGTGTTGTCAATCCTGTGATTCTTTCCAACAGCAGCATTTTTCAACCATGGAATCGGTTACTGTATTTCCTCTGAAGCTAGTTAAGGAGATTTCTATATATGGCTCTGATTGCTACTAACAATTAATGCTTGATACAGCGTAGCCCCCGACACCGAAGAAAAGGGAAAGCGAAACTCTGCAATGGCAACAAAACGCGGTGCGGTTTGGGCGTCGGAATCGCATGCAGAAATCATAGCATTTTAGACAAGGTAGGCACTGCATAATTCTGTTTTCTCTTGGCATGCATAAGCTGATTGTTCTAACTTAAGCACATTCATTAATTAGATCGATGCCTGCGCTGTGGACTTACCATATGGTTGTTGGATGGAGAAGGCAACCAAATGGGACCAGCAGCATGTCTGCCTGCACAACATGCTGGCTTCACATGATCCTTGCCGGCTACCACCACATGTTCATCACGCCCGTGCAATGCCGGCTCACGGCCATGCTTCGGCGTTGGCGGTGGCGCTGGAGGCCGAGCTTGACAAGGCCCGTGCTCGGATCAGCGAGCTCGAGGACGAGAAGCGCGTGATGAGGAAGAAGGTGGAGCGGTTCCTGAGGAAGCTCACGGAGGAGAAGGCGTCGTGGAAGAGCAGAATGCGTGACAAGGCTCAGCACGTGATCGCCACGTCAAAAGAGGACGTCGAGACGGAGAGGCGTCaccggcggcagctggaggcggccAACGGCAAGCTGGTGAAGGAGCTGGCGGAGGCCAAGGCGTCGGCGAAGCAGGCGGCGCAGAGCTACGAGATGGAGCGCAAGGCGCGGGAGATGATGGAGGACGCGTGCGAGGAGCTgacgaaggaggtggaggaggaccaggcggaggtggagcTCCTGCGGCGCGAATGCCTGGGCATGCGTgaggagatggaggaggagcgCCGGATGCTGCAGATGGCGGAGGTGTGGCGCGAGGAGAGGGTCCAGATGAAGCTCTCGGACGCCAAGCTCGCGCTGGAGCACAAGTACTCGCAGCTCAACCGGCTGCAGGCCGAGATGGAGTCGTTCCTGCGGAAAGACGGCAAGAGCATCGACGCCAACAACTCCACGTTGCGGGAGGCACGGATGATCAGCGAGGCGGCGAGCTCCGTTCGGCTCCGCGGCGTCAAGGAGCTGAGCCATCGGAACCCTCATGCCCCGGAGGACGTGGATCGGGTGTTCCAGCAGCTTTGCCGGAGAGAAGGGACGGCAAGCGGCGGCAGCCCGGCGTCCAACCTTCACTCCGTCAGCCCGGCGACGGACATCTTCTTGGAAAAGCTCGACGGCTCCGCCGACCTGGAGAACGGCAGTGGCAGTAGCTGGGACACGCCCGACCGTGACCGGCGGCGTGATTCTTGTGCTTCGGCTGGTACCAGCGACCGTTCAGTGGCGCGAGCGAGCAACGCGTCCTTGTTGTCCAATGGCAAAGGAGGCAGCGGGCTCACTGATCAGGTTCACCATCCAAGTCCAAGCAGGGGCGCCACTGGGAAGAACACGGCGTTGATACGGCGGCTCTGGAGGTCGGCGATCAGCGAGAGCAGGAAGAAAACAGCTGGATCTGCAGGGGCGACGCCGACATCGGAACAGAGGTCAACACTGATCACCCCGACATTGCCGGTTGGGGAGCGGTGCAGCTCATCCTACTTGGTGAAAccgcagcagcagcggcagagaaGCCACGAATCCAAAGGATTGGAGCGAGGGCCGCACAAGCACAAGCAGAAGCAAAGCCTGCAGGAGAAGCTTCTGGAGGCTAGGATGGATGATCGCAAGCCCTCGCCCAGCTCTGCTGCCAAGCACAAGACGCAGCTAGCGGCATGCAACTGAGATCGATCCGATACAGATCATTGAAGAGATACTCCTATGTATACATTGCTGTGGCTCGCACGGTCGCACCCGGCACCATATATTTATAGGATAGGATATGCGCATTTGCACATGTTAATACATCAAATACCTGTATATACGTACGCAAAATCCATCTTCTTCGCTTGTGCATTCCAGTCTCCGCCTGTCATATGTACACTAATTAACGGCTTTCATTCAAATTGTGGTTTACATTTCACGACTCGTGTGATCGAGCGCCTCTTTTCCATTCCCGGGCTGTCGCGGCCACCCTCTTCTTTCCAAGTgtatttttgaatttattttccccTCGGTGTTTATctggttgtccattttgcattgttCGAGAGAAAGAGATAGAGCTACAGAGAGAGGCAGAGAGCAGAGGAGAGACGCGACTATCTTGGCGCCTTCTTTTCCATGGTGATTCCACCATCTTTGGTTGTTTTTGCTTGAGGATTGCCGTCCATGGTGTGGCGGTGTCGATTCAGGTCCTGCTCTCAGCCCTCCCTCTTCTGCTCTCGTCGTGTGTTCTTGATAGTTCATCTATAGATATGGTTtctatgttgtactccctccgtttttatttagttcgcatattagtttttgtcaaagtcaagctttgtaaactttgaccaagtttatgaacaaaaatgttaatatatatataataacaaatcaatatcattagatttaTTGTTGAATgcactttttttttgcgaaaaaactttcaatctattcatcttcaatcatggcagtacaacgaataccagaaataaaaattacatccagattcgtagaccacctagcgacgactacgagcaccgaagcgagccgaaggcgcgccgccgtcatcgcccctccatcaccggagccgggcacaacttgttgtagtagacagtcgggaagtcgttgtgctaaggccccataggaccagcaccacAAAACAACAACCGCCGctgatgaaaaataacgtagatcggaaggatccaaaccgaagacacacgaacgtagacgaacaacgacgagattcgagcaaatccaccaaagatagatctgttggagacacacctccacacgcccaccaacgatgctagacgcaccgtcGGAACGGGGGCTagacggggagacctttattccatcttcaaggagcCCCCGCCGTCTCATCTtc is a window of Triticum dicoccoides isolate Atlit2015 ecotype Zavitan chromosome 2B, WEW_v2.0, whole genome shotgun sequence DNA encoding:
- the LOC119360917 gene encoding eukaryotic translation initiation factor 3 subunit A-like, whose amino-acid sequence is MTPSATHHRRSPRGIRAHLRRRHNAATARTPPLAGATARALAAGLWRLRHAERQAVNPGPLQRDAHSPRSPRHRRKGKAKLCNGNKTRCGLGVGIACRNHSILDKIDACAVDLPYGCWMEKATKWDQQHVCLHNMLASHDPCRLPPHVHHARAMPAHGHASALAVALEAELDKARARISELEDEKRVMRKKVERFLRKLTEEKASWKSRMRDKAQHVIATSKEDVETERRHRRQLEAANGKLVKELAEAKASAKQAAQSYEMERKAREMMEDACEELTKEVEEDQAEVELLRRECLGMREEMEEERRMLQMAEVWREERVQMKLSDAKLALEHKYSQLNRLQAEMESFLRKDGKSIDANNSTLREARMISEAASSVRLRGVKELSHRNPHAPEDVDRVFQQLCRREGTASGGSPASNLHSVSPATDIFLEKLDGSADLENGSGSSWDTPDRDRRRDSCASAGTSDRSVARASNASLLSNGKGGSGLTDQVHHPSPSRGATGKNTALIRRLWRSAISESRKKTAGSAGATPTSEQRSTLITPTLPVGERCSSSYLVKPQQQRQRSHESKGLERGPHKHKQKQSLQEKLLEARMDDRKPSPSSAAKHKTQLAACN